The genomic stretch CGCCGAGAGTGAACGCATCGGCATCGGTGTGGGTCAGTTGCCCACGCTCCAGATCCTTGATGAGATGGCGCATACCCTTAACCAGGTTCTGCCCCTTGGTCTCGATGGTGCGCTTCAGCACGACTGGGTTGGTCAGGATGAAATTGTCCGGGCTCATCGCTTCGACCAGCGCGGTGGTCGCGAATTCGAGCTGCTTCTTTTCTTCGGTGCCGATGCCCTTCAGGTTCTTTGCGGCCGAAACGAAATACTCTGACAGCATCAGATAGGTTTGATGCAGCAGTGCAAATGCCGGGTGGTCCTGCCACGCCGGATCGGAAAAACGGCGGTCCTTGCGCGGCAGTTCGGGCTTGTGATCCTGGTCCTCGCTGCCGGCTGCAAACCGGCTGAACACCCCTTGCCACAGCGCCATGGTGTCGCCTGCCATTTTCTGGGCGGCTTCGAAGGATGCAGTCGGAACCTGTTTTGCCAGGCTCTGGGTCAGCAGCATGAATTGTGCAGGGTCGAGCGGGTTTCCGGTGGCGGCAGATTTCTTCGCCTGTTGCTGGACAAACTCCAGCCACATCGCATGCATTTCGCTGGCTGTGCGCGACCATTCGGCAACGTCTTCGGGCGTATAGGGGGAGGCGCCGGGCTGAGACTGCGAGGCTGCCATTGCCTGTGGCAACTGGCCGAACATCTCGCGCATCGCCTCGCCTTGCATGTCGAAGAACGCACGGAAGGGTTCTGCCTGCTGTTTCCAGAAGTCGCCGGGGTCGTTCGCCATGTCGTGCTCCGTACTGCCGCTGCGCAATGAAAGATGTTGCTGCCGATGACATAACGAATGTGCATTTCATCTGCACCCGATATATGCGTAGATTCGTATGCAGCGCGGCAATCACGCCGCCAGCATGATTGGCCGAAGGACCCTATGGATACCGATTTCTACCGCATGAAGCGCTTGCCGCCTTACGTTATCGCCGAAGTCAACGGCATGCGTCACGCGGCACGTCTCGCGGGTGAGGACATCATCGACCTCGGTATGGGCAATCCCGACCAGCCGCCGCCGCAGCACGTCATCGATAAATTGTGCGAAGTTGCGCAAAAACCGGACGCGCACGGATATTCGCAATCGAAAGGCATTCCGGGGCTGCGCCGCGCACAGGCCAATTATTATGGCCGCCGTTTCGGCGTGGACATCGACCCCGAAACCGAAGTTGTCGTGACCATGGGCTCGAAAGAGGGTCTGGCCAGTCTTGCCACGGCAATCACTGCACCGGGCGACGTCGTGCTCGCTCCCAACCCGTCCTATCCGATCCACACGTTCGGGTTCATCATCGCAGGCGCGACCATTCGCAGCGTGCCGACCACGCCGGACGAGAACTATTTCAGAAGCTTGGAAAAGGCGATGCATTTCACCGTGCCGCGTCCCAGCGTGCTCGTCGTCAACTATCCTTCGAACCCGACTGCGGAAGTCGTTGATCTCGCATTTTACGAACGCCTGGTCGCCTGGGCGAAGGAGAACAAGGTCTGGATCCTGTCCGACCTCGCCTATTCCGAACTGTATTATGACGGCAATCCCACGCCATCGATCATGCAGGTGAAGGGCGCAAAGGACGTCGCCATCGAATTCACGAGCATGTCGAAGACCTATTCGATGGCTGGCTGGCGCATGGGCTTTGCGGTCGGCAACAAGAGCCTGATTGCAGCCATGTCCCGGGTAAAAAGCTATCTCGACTACGGCGCATTCACGCCGATCCAGGCCGCAGCCTGCGCGGCACTGAACGGGCCACAGGACATCGTCGAGAGCAATCGCCAGCTTTATCACAAGCGCCGCGACGTCATGGTCGAAGCATTCGGCAGGGCCGGCTGGGAGATTCCCGCTCCCCGCGCATCGATGTTCGCATGGGCGCCCCTGCCGCCGGCTCTTGCCGACATGG from Altererythrobacter epoxidivorans encodes the following:
- a CDS encoding LL-diaminopimelate aminotransferase, giving the protein MDTDFYRMKRLPPYVIAEVNGMRHAARLAGEDIIDLGMGNPDQPPPQHVIDKLCEVAQKPDAHGYSQSKGIPGLRRAQANYYGRRFGVDIDPETEVVVTMGSKEGLASLATAITAPGDVVLAPNPSYPIHTFGFIIAGATIRSVPTTPDENYFRSLEKAMHFTVPRPSVLVVNYPSNPTAEVVDLAFYERLVAWAKENKVWILSDLAYSELYYDGNPTPSIMQVKGAKDVAIEFTSMSKTYSMAGWRMGFAVGNKSLIAAMSRVKSYLDYGAFTPIQAAACAALNGPQDIVESNRQLYHKRRDVMVEAFGRAGWEIPAPRASMFAWAPLPPALADMGSLEFSKQLLTHAKVAVAPGVGYGEEGEGFVRIAMVENEQRLRQAARNVKRYLTSLGVNSSAA